Proteins found in one Fusarium keratoplasticum isolate Fu6.1 chromosome 12, whole genome shotgun sequence genomic segment:
- a CDS encoding SCP domain-containing protein: MYFSKLAISMLAATGAVAHPHARRAAQNDVVVVEYVTKVVTEYGSSQPTYVPQRQGKQHSWWQWKPSQPEQAEQPAQTTVVVEAPKATSAPAASAPAASSGSSGSSSGSLDADEKGALDAHNAARAAVGTADLVWDDELAAGALEYAKQLVGIGSLVHSGADGVGENLYQGGEGEDTPLTNAVNMFNDEKKDYSGQVIDSTNYMTFGHYTQVVWKSTTKVGMAKAEGNGKCFVVARYQEPGNMIGEAAY; this comes from the exons ATGTACTTCTCCAAGCTCGCCATTTCCATGCTGGCTGCCACTGGCGCCGTCGCCCACCCCCACGCCCGCCGTGCCGCCCAGAAcgacgtcgtcgtcgtcgagtaCGTTACCAAGGTCGTCACCGAGTACGGCAGCAGCCAGCCCACCTACGTTCCTCAGCGCCAGGGCAAGCAGCACAGCTGGTGGCAGTGGAAGCCTTCTCAGCCCGAGCAGGCTGAGCAGCCCGCCCAGACCACTGTCGTCGTTGAGGCCCCCAAGGCCACCTCCGCCCCTGCTGCCTCCGCCCCCGCCGCCAGCTCCGGCTCCTCCGGTTCTTCCTCCGGCAGCCTGGACGCCGACGAGAAGGGTGCCCTCGACGCCCACAACGCTGCCCGTGCCGCCGTTGGCACCGCCGACCTTGTCTGGGACGACGAGCTTGCCGCCGGCGCTCTCGAGTACGCCAAGCAGCTTGTTGGCAttggcagcctcgtccaCTCTGGTGCCGACGGCGTCGGCGAGAACCTCTACCAGGGtggtgagggcgaggacaCCCCTCTCACCAACGCTGTCAACATGTTcaacgacgagaagaaggactaCAGCGGCCAGGTCATCGACAGCACCAACTACATGACCTTCGGCCACTACA CCCAGGTTGTCTGGAAGTCCACCACCAAGGTCGGtatggccaaggccgagggcaaCGGCAAGtgcttcgtcgtcgcccgCTACCAGGAGCCCGGCAACAT GATCGGCGAGGCTGCCTACTAA